In a genomic window of Aptenodytes patagonicus chromosome 24, bAptPat1.pri.cur, whole genome shotgun sequence:
- the NKX2-6 gene encoding homeobox protein Nkx-2.6 — MLPTPFSVKDILNLERPGAAGGPPAAPGPRAARSPGGEDEPPPPRKCLLAHPFEADEKKADPCHHPKQRQRRKPRVLFSQAQVFELERRFKQQKYLSAPEREHLASVLKLTSTQVKIWFQNRRYKCKRQRQDKSLELAAHPLPPRRVAVPVLVRDGKPCLGGSQPYPAPYSITASPYSYSSYYSAYSSSPYGASYRGNYAGVPPNTTPNSPAMKVSLGMASAAQHQPACLQATVQAGIRAW, encoded by the exons ATGCTGCCCACCCCCTTCTCGGTGAAGGACATCCTCAACCTGGAgcggccgggcgctgccgggggaccccccgccgcccccggcccccgggctgcccgcagccccggcggggaggacgagccgccgccgccgc GAAAATGTTTGCTTGCCCACCCTTTCGAGGCAGACGAGAAGAAAGCCGACCCCTGCCACCATCCCAAGCAGCGACAGCGGAGAAAACCCCGAGTTTTATTCTCCCAAGCTCAGGTGTTTGAACTGGAGAGGCGATTTAAGCAACAGAAATACCTCTCCGCTCCGGAAAGGGAGCACCTCGCCAGCGTGCTCAAGCTCACCTCCACGCAGGTGAAAATCTGGTTCCAAAACCGGAGGTACAAGTGCAAGAGGCAAAGGCAGGATAAATCCCTGGAGCTGGCTGCCCACCCGCTGCCCCCGCGGAGGGTGGCAGTGCCCGTGCTGGTCAGGGACGGCAAACCCTGTCTTGGGGGCTCCCAGCCTTACCCAGCCCCATACAGCATCACCGCCAGCCCTTACTCCTATAGCTCCTACTACAGTGCCTATAGcagcagcccgtatggtgctAGCTACCGGGGGAACTACGCCGGGGTGCCCCCCAACACCACCCCCAACAGCCCTGCCATGAAAGTGAGCTTGGGCATGGCCAGCGCTGCTCAGCACCAGCCCGCATGCTTGCAAGCCACCGTGCAAGCGGGGATCAGGGCTTGGTAG
- the NKX3-1 gene encoding homeobox protein Nkx-3.1, with the protein MSARVLPARRQRAPSSTPAGMSRTPTTAQQTMPVSSRPRTSFLIQDILWGGAERGAQPERGKSGGFGSPEDEESGAATAEGSEGSAAPGAAPGHPPGSPCPPGASPAQARGTPHEADADATAETYLSDCDPPLRPLPIAQRPPKQAKRSRAAFSHTQVIELERKFSHQKYLSAPERAHLAKNLQLTETQVKIWFQNRRYKTKRKQVASEISRLDTRLAGQKAAEFPGASLLALRGGWQYLPFLYYLNGWSPSWW; encoded by the exons atgagtgCCAGGGTGCTCcctgcaaggaggcagagagcacccagcagcaccccagcagGGATGAGCCGGACCCCAACGACAGCCCAGCAGACCATGCCCGTCTCCTCCAGGCCCCGGACATCCTTCCTCATCCAAGACATCCTCTGGGGTGGGGCAGAGCGGGGAGCGCAGccggagcggggcaagagcggaGGGTTTGGCAGCCCGGAGGACGAGGAGTCGGGGGCGGCCACAGCGGAGGGCAGCGAgggcagcgcggccccgggggctgccccagggCACCCCCCCGGGAGCCCTTGTCCCCCAGGAGCATCCCCAGCCCAAGCCCGAGGGACACCCCACGAGGCGGACGCAG ATGCCACGGCGGAGACCTACCTGTCAGACTGTGACCCCCCCCTGCGACCCCTGCCCATCGCCCAGCGCCCCCCCAAGCAGGCGAAGCGCTCGCGGGCGGCGTTCTCCCACACCCAAGTCATCGAACTGGAGCGGAAATTCAGCCACCAAAAATACCTGTCGGCCCCCGAGCGAGCCCACCTGGCCAAAAACCTGCAGCTCACCGAGACCCAGGTGAAAATCTGGTTCCAGAACAGGAGGTATAAAACCAAGAGGAAACAGGTCGCCTCCGAAATCAGCAGACTGGACACGCGTCTGGCTGGGCAGAAAGCGGCCGAGTTCCCCGGAGCATCGCTGCTCGCGCTGCGGGGCGGCTGGCAGTACCTGCCTTTCCTCTACTACTTGAACGGCTGGAGTCCCTCGTGGTGGTAA